One part of the Parabacteroides distasonis ATCC 8503 genome encodes these proteins:
- a CDS encoding NAD(P)H-dependent glycerol-3-phosphate dehydrogenase: MDLPGKIAIMGGGSWATALAKIVLSTQDSINWYMRRPDRIEEFKQLGHNPCYLTAVKFDTNKINFYSNINQAIKDSDTLIFATPSPFLKQHLKKVKTSLKDKFIISAIKGIVPDENMLITDYFAEYYKVPTENIAVIGGPCHAEEIALERLSYITLACSDIEKVRTISPVFKNQYLKNSFCKDVTGIEYAAVLKNVYAIAAGICHGMKYGDNFQAVFISNAIEEMRNFVDAVHGLERDITDSVYLGDLLVTAYSRFSRNRTFGTMIGKGYSVKTAQLEMEMIAEGYYGTKCMREINEKYKVNMPILDAVYDILYEKKSPTTVIRQLTETFK; the protein is encoded by the coding sequence GCTACCGCCTTAGCCAAGATCGTACTTTCAACTCAAGATAGTATCAACTGGTACATGCGTAGGCCCGATCGTATCGAGGAGTTCAAGCAGTTGGGACACAATCCGTGTTACCTCACCGCCGTGAAATTCGACACGAACAAGATAAACTTCTATTCCAATATCAACCAAGCGATCAAGGACTCGGATACCTTGATCTTCGCTACGCCTTCCCCTTTCTTGAAACAACATTTGAAGAAGGTGAAGACCTCTTTGAAAGATAAGTTTATCATCTCGGCGATCAAGGGTATCGTACCGGATGAGAATATGTTGATTACGGATTACTTCGCGGAGTATTACAAGGTTCCAACAGAAAATATAGCAGTTATCGGTGGTCCCTGTCATGCGGAAGAGATCGCTCTGGAACGGCTCTCGTACATTACGTTGGCTTGTTCTGACATCGAGAAGGTCCGTACGATATCCCCCGTTTTCAAGAATCAATACTTAAAGAATTCCTTCTGTAAGGATGTGACCGGTATCGAATACGCCGCCGTACTGAAGAACGTGTACGCTATCGCCGCCGGTATTTGCCATGGAATGAAATATGGCGATAACTTCCAAGCCGTATTTATCTCGAACGCTATTGAGGAGATGCGTAATTTCGTGGACGCCGTACACGGGCTGGAGCGGGATATCACCGACTCCGTCTACCTTGGCGATTTGCTGGTTACCGCTTATTCCCGGTTCAGCCGTAACCGTACTTTCGGAACCATGATCGGTAAAGGATATTCCGTGAAGACAGCGCAGCTGGAGATGGAAATGATCGCCGAGGGATATTATGGAACCAAGTGTATGCGTGAGATCAACGAGAAATATAAAGTGAACATGCCGATACTGGACGCTGTTTATGATATATTGTACGAGAAGAAATCGCCGACAACGGTCATTCGTCAATTAACGGAAACGTTTAAATAA